Genomic segment of Dehalococcoidia bacterium:
CCCCCTGGTCAAGAAGGTGCAGCGCAAGCGGCTGCTGCGCACCGCCGCCATCAAGCACCGCACCGAGATGGTGCTGCGGCTGCTGGAGCAGCACCGCCGCCGCCCCTACTCTTCCCTTCGGGTCGAGGTGAGCTGGGGGCCGGTGCTGCCCCAGGACCGTTCCCGCCTGGCCCAGGACGAGGCGCGGCTGGTGGCGGCGGGCATCCACAGCCGGCGCACGGCAGCCCTGGCCCTGGGGACTCCCGACGCCCTGGGCGAGTTCGGGCGCTGGCTGGAGGAGCAGAGGGCCCTGGCGACGGGCGGCCCCCCAGGGGAGGCCGAGTGCTAGGGCAGAGCTGGCCGGCTCCCCTCCCACCAGGGGGGAGTCTCCTGCCTCAGCACCTGCAGAAAGACGTCCACCACGTCGGGGTCGAACTGGCTGCCGGCGTTGCGCACCAGCTCCCGCGCTGCCTGCTCGGGGGGAATGGCCCGGCGATAGGGGCGGTCGGTGGTCATGGCATCGAAGGCATCGGTGACGGCCAGCACACGGGCGGCCAGGGGTATCTCGTCCCCCTTCAGGCCGTAGGGATAGCCGCGGCCGTCGTAGCGCTCGTGGTGATGGAGGACGGCCTCCTTGACCTCTGCCAGCCCGGGCAGGGACGAAAGGACGTCGCCCCCCAGCTCCGGATGGCGGCGCATGAGCTGCCACTGGCGCTCCGTCAGGGGGCCCGGCTTGAGAAGGACGCTGGGAGGGACCCACAGCTTGCCCAGGTCGTGGAGCACGGCGGCGGCCCGCACCACCCAGACGAAGCGCGGGGGCAGGGGCAGGGCCTGGGCCACGGCAGTGGCCAGCCAGGCGCAACGGCCGGCATGGACCAGGGTGCCCAGGTCCCGCAGGCCCAGGTCTATCAGCAGCGACTCCAAAGAGGCGGGGCGGGCCGCGGAGTGGGGGTCCCCCTGCAGGGCCAGGCTCTGGGCAGTCTGCACCACCCGCAGGGCGCGACGCACCAGCAGGGCCACGTCGGCCGGAGCATGGGTGTGGCCGTGACGGTCCCCGCCCACCCTACCCTCCTCGCCTCGCTAGCCGCTGGTACCGCATGTCCAAATTAGGAGACGTTTCGGACGGAAGGCCGTGACAGGTCTCCGTCTGCCCTACCCGGCCCGCCTCGAGTACGCTCGATGCTATAATCGCCCTAGCTCGCACGTCAACGTCGGGAGGCAGCCATGCCGGTGGAGACAGTTCTCGGCCCCGTGGAGACATCCCAGCTCGGGCAGACCCTGATGCACGAGCACATCTTCGTCCGCTCTGAGCCCGCCTACATGAGCTTCCCCCACCTGTGGGACGAGGAGCGCTGGGTGGCGGAAGCGGTGGCCAGGCTCCAGGAGGCGGCGGCCGAGGGGGTGCGGACCCTGGTGGACCTGACGGTCATGGGCCTCGGTCGGGACGTGCGACTGGTGCAGCGCATCGCCCGGCAGGTCCCCCAGCTGAACATCATCGTGGCCACCGGGATCTACATCTACAGCGACGACGAGATGCCCCGCGCCTTCCGCGCCCTGAACGCCGACCAGCTGGCGGAGCTGTTCGTTCGAGACATCCGCCAGGGGATCCAGGGCACCGAGGTCAAGGCGGCCATCATCAAGTGCGTCACCGACGAGCCCGGCGTCACCCCCCAGGTGGAAAAGGTGCTGCGGGCAGCCGCCCGCGCCCACCTCCAGACGGGGGTCCCCATCTCCACCCACACCCACTCCTGGACACGGCGAGGGCTGGACCAGCAACGCATCTTCAAGGAAGAGGGGGTCGACCTGTCGCGGGTGGTCATCGGCCACTCGGGCGACACCGACGACTACGAGTACCTCGTCCAGCTCATGGAGAACGGGTCCTACATCGGCATGGACCGCTTCGGCATCTACCCGGTGCCGGCGGCCTCCCACTTCCCCACCTTCGAGAAGCGGGTGGAGGTGGTGGCCGAGCTGTGCCGACGCGGCTACGCCGAGCGCATGGTCCTCTCTCACGACGCCTCGGTTTACATCGACTGGTTCCCCGCCGACCTGCTACGCATGGCCCAGCCCCGCTGGCACTACTGCCACATCCACCGAGAGGTGTTGCCTGCCCTGCGCGAGCGGGGAGTGACGGAGCGCCAGATAGAGCAGATGCTGGTAGAGAACCCCCGGCGCATCTTCGAAGGCCGCTGAACCTCCCCCTCTCCTCGGCCCCGAGCCCGCAGGGTGCCAGCTCCTTCTTCGCTCAGGAGAACGCATGTTCTAACCTCGGCCCTGACCGAAGGAGGTGATGGTCATGGCCGAGAGCGAGCAGGAGGCGGCCCTGCCCGACGAGCTGGTCGAGGTCCGCCGCGAGCTGGAGGCCCTCCAGGGCCAGGTGGCCGACGCCGAGGCCCGGGCCGCCCACCACCGCCAGCAGGCTGCCCTGCTCCAGCAACAACTGGAGCAGGCCAGGCAGGAAGTGGCCCGCCTGCAGGGGGAGTTGGCCCAGGCCAGGGACGAGGCCGAGGCCCTGCGCCAGCGGCTGCGGGAAGCGGCCCTGCGTTACCGGGAGGCGCGCCTCGCCGCCCGCCCCGAGCTGCCCCCGGAGCTGGTGACGGGGGAGACGCTGGAGGAGATAGAGCAGCAGCTGCAGCAGGCCGAAGGCATCGTGGCCAGGCTGCGGGAGCGAATGGAGGAGCAGGCCCAGGGAGAAAGCTTCCCGGCCGGAGCGCCGCCCCGGCGGGGGCCTGACGTCTCGTCCCTCACCCCTCTGGAGAAGATACGCCGGGGGCTGCAGGGGCGCTAGCCGCAGAGCGAACGAGGGAGGTGAAGGGAAATGGCACTCACGCTGGCCGAGGCGGCCAAGCTCAGCAACGACATGCTGCTGGTGGGGGTCATCGAGACCATCGTCAAGGACTCGCCGGTGCTGCAGGTGCTCCCGTTCATCGAGATCCAGGGCAACGGCCTCACCTACAACCAGGAGGCCACCGCCCCTCAGGCAGCCTTCTTCGACGTGGGCGACACCTGGACCGAGTCCACTCCCACCTTCGAGCAGAAGACGGCCCAGCTCAAGATCATGGGTGGCGACGCCGACATCGACAACTTCCTGCTGGCCACCCGCTCCAACCTGCAGGACCTGGAGGCAGCGGTGGTCCAGCTCAAGGCCAAGGCGGTGCGCCAGCTCTTCGAGGACACCTTTATCAACGGCAACAGCAGCACCAATCCCAAGGCCTTCGACGGCATCGACCGCCTGTGCGATTCCTCTCAGACCGTTTCCATGGGGGCCAACGGCGGCACCCTCACCCTGGACAAGCTGGACGAGCTCATCGACCTGGTGAAGGGCGGCAAGCCCGACATGCTCCTCATGAGCCGCCGCAGCCGCCGCATCCTCAACCGCCTGGCGCGGCAGGCAGGCGGCTTTCTGGAGACGGACCGCAACGAGTTCGGGCAGATGGTCCAGTTCTACGACGGCATCCCCATCGGCGTGAGCGACTACATCCCCGACAACCAGACGGTGGGCACCAGCAACGACTGCTCCACCATCTACGCCCTCCAGTTCGGCGAGGGGGGCGTGGCGGGGCTGACGGCCCCCGGCGGCCTGCAGGTGGAGCGAGTGGGCAGCCTGGAGAGCAAGGACGCCACTCGCATCCGCATCAAGTGGTATGCGGCGGTGGCCCTGTTCAACAAGGTGAAGCTGGCCAGGCTGGTGGGCGTGCGGCCTTAGCCCCGGAAGAGGTGTGCCATGCCCAACGTCAGGCTCGACGCGCAGGGGGTGCCCAAGGGGCCCGTCTACGAGGGGACGGCCCCGGTGCTGCACCGGGGCCCCCTCTCGGCCCCCGACGCCGCCGACCCCGCCGGCCCCGCCCAGGCCCTGGACTGCAGCGGCTACCGCATGGCCCGCTTCGACCTGGACACCACCGGCAGCAGCGGCCTGCAGTGGCTGGAGGTGCAGCTCCTGGTGTGGAACCCCACGGCCGGACGCTTCTTCGCCGGCGCCCGCCGTTACTTCGGGCCGGCCCAGCTCCAGGCCAG
This window contains:
- a CDS encoding HD-GYP domain-containing protein, whose product is MGGDRHGHTHAPADVALLVRRALRVVQTAQSLALQGDPHSAARPASLESLLIDLGLRDLGTLVHAGRCAWLATAVAQALPLPPRFVWVVRAAAVLHDLGKLWVPPSVLLKPGPLTERQWQLMRRHPELGGDVLSSLPGLAEVKEAVLHHHERYDGRGYPYGLKGDEIPLAARVLAVTDAFDAMTTDRPYRRAIPPEQAARELVRNAGSQFDPDVVDVFLQVLRQETPPWWEGSRPALP
- a CDS encoding phosphotriesterase-related protein → MPVETVLGPVETSQLGQTLMHEHIFVRSEPAYMSFPHLWDEERWVAEAVARLQEAAAEGVRTLVDLTVMGLGRDVRLVQRIARQVPQLNIIVATGIYIYSDDEMPRAFRALNADQLAELFVRDIRQGIQGTEVKAAIIKCVTDEPGVTPQVEKVLRAAARAHLQTGVPISTHTHSWTRRGLDQQRIFKEEGVDLSRVVIGHSGDTDDYEYLVQLMENGSYIGMDRFGIYPVPAASHFPTFEKRVEVVAELCRRGYAERMVLSHDASVYIDWFPADLLRMAQPRWHYCHIHREVLPALRERGVTERQIEQMLVENPRRIFEGR
- a CDS encoding phage major capsid protein, yielding MALTLAEAAKLSNDMLLVGVIETIVKDSPVLQVLPFIEIQGNGLTYNQEATAPQAAFFDVGDTWTESTPTFEQKTAQLKIMGGDADIDNFLLATRSNLQDLEAAVVQLKAKAVRQLFEDTFINGNSSTNPKAFDGIDRLCDSSQTVSMGANGGTLTLDKLDELIDLVKGGKPDMLLMSRRSRRILNRLARQAGGFLETDRNEFGQMVQFYDGIPIGVSDYIPDNQTVGTSNDCSTIYALQFGEGGVAGLTAPGGLQVERVGSLESKDATRIRIKWYAAVALFNKVKLARLVGVRP